One genomic window of Nocardioides daphniae includes the following:
- a CDS encoding amino acid ABC transporter permease, producing MSILNKAAALYVTLFRNTPLLMIFIFMAVAMPKLGYTFKVVEGIEIGGWEVSAFFFRSCLALTLYTSAFVCEAMRSGVNAVPLGQAEAGRAVGLTFIQSMRHVVLPQALRAVIPPLTSVQVALLKNTSVAAVFGMAEAVATMRILTNRNSDETIPIFLAFAVGYIILVEVVSLTSYAIERKVRVAR from the coding sequence GTGTCGATCCTCAACAAGGCGGCCGCCCTCTACGTCACCCTCTTCCGCAACACCCCGCTGCTGATGATCTTCATCTTCATGGCGGTCGCGATGCCGAAGCTGGGCTACACGTTCAAGGTCGTCGAAGGGATCGAGATCGGGGGGTGGGAGGTCTCCGCCTTCTTCTTCCGCTCCTGCCTGGCGCTGACCCTCTACACCTCCGCCTTCGTCTGTGAGGCGATGCGCTCCGGCGTCAACGCCGTCCCGCTCGGCCAGGCCGAGGCCGGTCGCGCGGTGGGCCTCACCTTCATCCAGTCGATGCGCCACGTCGTCCTGCCGCAGGCGCTGCGCGCGGTCATCCCGCCGCTCACCAGCGTGCAGGTCGCGCTGCTGAAGAACACCTCCGTGGCCGCCGTCTTCGGCATGGCCGAGGCAGTGGCCACGATGCGCATCCTCACCAACCGCAACTCCGACGAGACGATCCCGATCTTCCTGGCGTTCGCCGTCGGCTACATCATCCTCGTCGAGGTCGTCTCGCTCACCTCGTACGCGATCGAGCGGAAGGTCCGGGTGGCGCGATGA
- a CDS encoding glutamate ABC transporter substrate-binding protein: MRFTRTKALAVATGLALALAACGDAGDDGDDGADVDVAENAADDFDEGTRMKALAEDGKIRIGVKFDQPGIGFKGATDDAPRGFDPEIGKILAADLGIPASDIEWVETVSTNREPFLEQGEVDLVIASYSITDERRKVVGQAGPYYVTGQQLLVRSDSDIETLDDVKGTEVCSVTGSTSLDNIKAEGAKPRGFDTYSECVDQVLDGAVDAMTTDGAILLGYAAENPDELKVVVDPFSEERYGVGYSLDHPEMCEWITDTLEDAQEDGLWADAFESTLGESGVETPEPPQMDACA; the protein is encoded by the coding sequence ATGAGGTTCACCAGGACGAAGGCCCTCGCGGTCGCCACCGGGCTCGCGCTGGCCCTTGCCGCCTGCGGTGACGCGGGGGACGACGGTGACGACGGCGCTGACGTCGACGTCGCGGAGAACGCGGCCGACGACTTCGACGAGGGCACCCGCATGAAGGCGCTCGCCGAGGACGGCAAGATCCGGATCGGCGTCAAGTTCGACCAGCCGGGCATCGGCTTCAAGGGCGCCACCGACGACGCGCCGCGCGGCTTCGACCCCGAGATCGGCAAGATCCTCGCCGCCGACCTGGGCATCCCCGCCTCCGACATCGAGTGGGTCGAGACGGTCTCCACCAACCGCGAGCCCTTCCTCGAGCAGGGTGAGGTCGACCTCGTCATCGCGTCGTACTCGATCACCGACGAGCGCCGCAAGGTCGTCGGCCAGGCCGGCCCCTACTACGTCACGGGCCAGCAGCTGCTGGTGCGCTCCGACAGCGACATCGAGACCCTCGACGACGTGAAGGGCACCGAGGTCTGCTCGGTCACCGGCTCCACGTCGCTCGACAACATCAAGGCCGAGGGCGCCAAGCCCCGCGGCTTCGACACCTACTCCGAGTGCGTCGACCAGGTGCTCGACGGCGCGGTCGACGCCATGACCACCGACGGCGCGATCCTGCTCGGCTACGCCGCCGAGAACCCCGACGAGCTGAAGGTCGTCGTCGACCCGTTCTCGGAGGAGCGCTACGGCGTCGGCTACAGCCTCGACCACCCGGAGATGTGTGAGTGGATCACCGACACGCTCGAGGACGCCCAGGAGGACGGTCTGTGGGCCGACGCCTTCGAGTCCACGCTGGGAGAGTCGGGCGTCGAGACGCCCGAGCCGCCCCAGATGGACGCCTGCGCCTGA
- a CDS encoding TetR/AcrR family transcriptional regulator translates to MTGAERREQLITVGRGLFAERGFEGTAIEEVATRAGVSKPVVYEHFGGKEGLYAVVVDREVTELLRQMRTSLTPREPRALLESSAIALLTYIEASPDGFRIIVRDSPPGASTSTFQSIIGDVGNRVEGLLAEEFERHGLDAEHAPMYAQMLIGMTVTLGQWWLDTRSPDKDTVAAHLVNLAWHGLTGLHADPELRT, encoded by the coding sequence ATGACCGGCGCCGAGCGCCGCGAGCAACTCATCACGGTCGGGCGCGGCCTCTTCGCCGAGCGCGGCTTCGAGGGCACCGCCATCGAGGAGGTGGCGACCCGGGCCGGCGTCTCCAAGCCGGTCGTCTACGAGCACTTCGGCGGCAAGGAGGGCCTGTACGCGGTCGTCGTCGACCGCGAGGTCACCGAGCTGCTGCGGCAGATGCGTACGTCGTTGACCCCGCGCGAGCCCCGCGCCCTCCTGGAGTCGTCGGCGATCGCGCTGCTGACCTACATCGAGGCCAGCCCCGACGGCTTCCGGATCATCGTGCGGGACTCCCCACCGGGCGCCTCGACCTCGACCTTCCAGTCGATCATCGGCGACGTCGGCAACCGGGTCGAGGGGCTCCTGGCCGAGGAGTTCGAGCGCCACGGCCTCGACGCCGAGCACGCGCCGATGTATGCGCAGATGCTGATCGGCATGACGGTGACGCTCGGCCAGTGGTGGCTCGACACCCGGAGCCCGGACAAGGACACCGTCGCCGCGCACCTGGTCAACCTGGCGTGGCACGGCCTGACCGGGCTGCACGCGGACCCCGAGCTCCGCACCTGA
- a CDS encoding MarR family winged helix-turn-helix transcriptional regulator, translating into MRDEVDELVEAWARERADLDLTPVEVFSRIGRLSRHLDLARKDAFAASGVESWEFDVLAALRRAGAPYELSPGRLLRETLVTSGTMTNRVDRLTTRGLVERLPDPNDRRGVLVRLTPEGKSTVDAAFEALLDAERALMPDLDADDRDQLATLLRRLLEPFS; encoded by the coding sequence ATGCGCGACGAAGTCGACGAACTCGTGGAGGCCTGGGCGCGGGAGCGCGCCGACCTCGACCTGACCCCGGTCGAGGTGTTCAGCCGGATCGGCCGCCTGTCGCGCCACCTCGACCTGGCCCGCAAGGACGCCTTCGCCGCCAGCGGCGTGGAGTCGTGGGAGTTCGACGTGCTCGCGGCCCTGCGCCGGGCCGGAGCGCCCTACGAGCTCTCCCCCGGGCGGCTGCTGCGCGAGACCCTGGTGACCAGCGGCACGATGACCAACCGCGTCGACCGGCTCACCACCCGGGGCCTGGTGGAGCGTCTCCCCGACCCGAACGACCGCCGCGGGGTCCTCGTACGCCTGACGCCCGAGGGCAAGAGCACCGTCGACGCCGCGTTTGAGGCGTTGCTCGACGCCGAGCGGGCCCTCATGCCCGACCTTGACGCCGACGACCGCGACCAGCTCGCGACGCTGCTGCGCCGCCTGCTCGAGCCCTTCAGCTGA
- a CDS encoding amino acid ABC transporter permease: MSNSVLFDAPGPRTVARHRLYSVLSVLALLALVAFAVWRLHDKGQLEYELWEPFLTPEYIEFILVDGLVKTVQMAFFSIIFAIVFGLVFGVGKLSDHRVFRWTSWFVVEFFRAVPVLLLMIFVFFLLAIGNGPLSPFWCVVAALTLYNGAVLAEVFRAGINAVPVGQAEAAYAIGMRKSQVMVTVLLPQAVKIMLPAIISQMVVALKDTSLGYAILAPGLTAVGKPIYLEFKNQVPTAIVITAIYVIVNLLLTWLATKVQKRLVGEKPILAVAATPAAAPTATTGPTP; the protein is encoded by the coding sequence ATGAGCAACTCCGTCCTCTTCGACGCCCCCGGCCCCAGGACGGTCGCACGGCACCGCCTCTACTCAGTCCTGAGCGTCCTGGCGCTCCTGGCCCTGGTGGCCTTCGCCGTCTGGCGGCTCCACGACAAGGGCCAGCTCGAGTACGAGCTCTGGGAGCCCTTCCTCACCCCGGAGTACATCGAGTTCATCCTGGTCGACGGTCTGGTGAAGACCGTCCAGATGGCCTTCTTCTCGATCATCTTCGCCATCGTCTTCGGGCTCGTCTTCGGCGTCGGCAAGCTCTCCGACCACCGGGTCTTCCGCTGGACCTCCTGGTTCGTGGTGGAGTTCTTCCGCGCCGTGCCGGTGCTCCTCCTGATGATCTTCGTCTTCTTCCTGCTCGCCATCGGCAACGGCCCGCTCTCCCCGTTCTGGTGCGTGGTGGCCGCGCTCACCCTCTACAACGGGGCGGTGCTGGCGGAGGTCTTCCGGGCCGGCATCAACGCCGTCCCGGTCGGGCAGGCCGAGGCGGCGTACGCGATCGGCATGCGCAAGTCGCAGGTGATGGTCACGGTCCTGCTGCCCCAGGCCGTCAAGATCATGCTGCCGGCCATCATCAGCCAGATGGTCGTGGCCCTGAAGGACACCAGCCTCGGCTACGCCATCCTGGCGCCGGGCCTCACCGCGGTCGGCAAGCCGATCTACCTCGAGTTCAAGAACCAGGTCCCGACGGCCATCGTGATCACCGCGATCTACGTGATCGTCAACCTGCTGCTCACCTGGCTCGCGACGAAGGTCCAGAAGCGGCTGGTCGGCGAGAAGCCGATCCTGGCCGTGGCCGCCACCCCCGCCGCCGCCCCGACCGCGACGACCGGCCCGACGCCGTGA
- a CDS encoding amino acid ABC transporter ATP-binding protein, translating into MHALKDINLSIKRGEVVVVIGPSGSGKSTLCRTINRLETISDGEILIDGQQLPQEGKALAGLRAEVGMVFQSFNLFAHKTILENVTLGPIKVRKQKKEEAEKHAMELLERVGVAAQAQKYPAQLSGGQQQRVAIARALAMEPKVMLFDEPTSALDPEMIKEVLDVMVDLAKQGMTMVVVTHEMGFARTAGDRVIFMADGAIVEENSPEEFFTNPQSDRAKDFLGKILKH; encoded by the coding sequence ATGCACGCCCTCAAGGACATCAACCTGTCGATCAAGCGCGGCGAGGTCGTGGTCGTGATCGGGCCGTCGGGCTCGGGCAAGTCCACGCTCTGCCGCACGATCAACCGGTTGGAGACGATCTCCGACGGCGAGATCCTCATCGACGGACAGCAGCTCCCGCAGGAGGGCAAGGCCCTGGCGGGCCTGCGCGCCGAGGTGGGCATGGTCTTCCAGTCGTTCAACCTCTTCGCGCACAAGACGATCCTCGAGAACGTCACGCTCGGCCCGATCAAGGTCCGCAAGCAGAAGAAGGAAGAGGCCGAGAAGCACGCCATGGAGCTCCTCGAGCGCGTGGGCGTGGCCGCCCAGGCCCAGAAGTACCCGGCCCAGCTCTCGGGCGGCCAGCAGCAGCGCGTGGCGATCGCCCGCGCCCTGGCCATGGAGCCGAAGGTGATGCTCTTCGACGAGCCCACCTCCGCGCTCGACCCCGAGATGATCAAGGAGGTCCTCGACGTCATGGTCGACCTCGCCAAGCAGGGCATGACCATGGTCGTGGTGACCCACGAGATGGGCTTCGCGCGGACGGCCGGCGACCGGGTGATCTTCATGGCCGACGGCGCGATCGTGGAGGAGAACAGCCCCGAGGAGTTCTTCACCAATCCGCAGAGTGATCGAGCCAAGGACTTCCTGGGCAAGATCCTCAAGCACTGA